The genomic DNA CTATCCGATCCCCGTAAACCCACCGTTTGTGCCGCAAGAAAACCCAACCGGTTGTTACTCGCTCACATTTGAGATGGATGATGCCTGGCTGCAGAGCGGCCAAACCCGCATTATCTTCGATGGCGTGAACTCGGCGTTTCATCTGTGGTGTAACGGTCAATGGATCGGTTATTCACAGGACAGCCGACTGCCCGCCGAATTCGATCTCTCAGCGGTACTGCGTCCTGGCCAGAACCGCATTGCGGTCATGGTGTTGCGCTGGTGCGACGGGAGCTATCTGGAAGATCAGGACATGTGGCGCATGAGCGGGATTTTCCGCGATGTGTCGCTGCTGCATAAGCCAGAGACGCACATAGCCGATTATCAGGTTGTGATTGACCTGAATGCGGAGCGGGATCGCGCGGTGCTGAAGGTGGATCTCGCGCTCGCAGGCGCACAGTTTGCAGAGTGTGAGGTGGCGTTTACCCTGTGGCGCAACGGCGAAAAATGCGCCAGTGCCACCGGGCGGCCGGGCACTGCCGTTGTCGATGAGCGCGGCGGCTGGGCCGAGCGGCTAACGGTGACGCTCCCCGTTGAGGCGCCTGCCTTGTGGAGTGCGGAAACGCCGGAACTTTATCGCCTGACGATGACCCTTCTGAACGCGCAGGGTGAGGTGCTTGAAACGGAGGCCTGCGATGTGGGGTTCCGCCGCATAGAGATCAGCAATGGCCTGCTGAAGCTCAACGGTAAACCCCTGCTGATCCGCGGCGTTAACCGGCATGAGCATCACCCGGAAAACGGCCAGGTGATGGATGAAGCGACGATGCGCCGCGATATCGAACTCATGAAGCAGCATAACTTCAACGCCGTGCGCTGCTCGCACTATCCGAACCATCCGCTGTGGTACACGCTTTGCGACCGCTATGGTTTGTATGTCGTCGACGAAGCCAATATTGAAACCCACGGCATGGTGCCGATGAGTCGCCTTGCTGACGATCCGCGCTGGCTCCCTGCCATGAGCGAACGCGTCACCCGCATGGTGCAGCGCGACCGCAATCATCCTTCGATTATCATCTGGTCGCTGGGGAATGAGTCCGGCCATGGCGCGAACCATGACGCACTGTATCGCTGGCTGAAAACCACCGATCCGACGCGTCCGGTGCAGTACGAAGGCGGTGGAGCGAATACGGCAGCGACCGATATCGTTTGCCCAATGTATGCCCGGGTCGATCAGGATCAGCCCTTCCCGGCGGTACCGAAATGGTCTGTTAAAAAATGGATCGGCATGCCGGATGAAACGCGTCCGCTTATTCTCTGTGAATACGCCCATGCGATGGGGAACAGCTTCGGTGGTTTTGCCAAATACTGGCAGGCGTTTCGCCGCCATCCTCGCCTGCAGGGGGGATTTGTCTGGGACTGGGTTGACCAGGCGCTGACCAGGAAAGACGACAATGGCGCACCGTTCTGGGCCTACGGGGGAGATTTTGGCGACACGCCCAATGACCGCCAGTTCTGCCTTAACGGGCTGGTTTTTCCCGATCGCACACCGCATCCGGCGCTGTATGAAGCCCAGCGCGCTCAGCAGTTTTTCACCTTTACGCGGGTAAGTACGTCTCCGCTGGTGATTGAAGTCCACAGCGATTACCTGTTCCGTCATACCGATAACGAGGTGCTGCGCTGGACCCTTGTCCGCGACGGCAACGTGCTGGCCAGGGGGGACGTGACGCTCTCCATTGCTCCCCAGGGCACACAGCGTCTGGACATCAACCTGCCAGCGCTGGCGCCTGAAGCGGGTGACGTCTGGCTGAACGTTGAAGTGCACCAGCCGCGGGCGACGCCGTGGTCACCGGCAAACCATCGCTGCGCGTGGGAGCAGTGGCCGGTTCCGACTCCCCTGTATATCGCCCCGCCAGTGCCAGAAGGTGTACCGCCGGTGTTAACGCAAACTGGCGACGTGCTTGAGCTGGTACATCAGCAGCAACGCTGGCAGTTCAACCGCGCGTCAGGACACCTGACGCAATGGTGGCGCAATGGCGTTGAAACGCTGCTCTCACCGCTGACGGATAACGTTAGCCGCGCACCGCTGGACAATGATATTGGCGTGAGCGAGGCCACGCGAATCGATCCGAATGCGTGGGTGGAGCGCTGGAAAGCGGCAGGCATGTACGAGCTCACCTCGCGATTACTGCACTGTGAAGGAGAGCAGCATGCAGCCGAGGCGGTGGTGAAAACCCTGCATGTCTGGGAGTATCGCGGTAAAGCGCTGTTCCTGAGCCGTAAAGTCTGGCGGGTGGACGATCGGGGCGTTCTGCATGGCGATATTCAGGTCGATATTGCGTCTGATATCCCGGAACCGGCACGCGTAGGCCTGAGTGTTCACCTTGCCGCAACGCCGGAAACGGTTCAATGGCTGGGGCTTGGGCCACATGAAAATTACCCGGACAGAACGCTGGCGGCTCAGCAGGGGCGCTGGACATTACCGCTGGAAGCCATGTACACGCCTTACATCTTCCCGACAGAAAATGGTCTGCGCTGTGATACCCGTGAACTGCTGCTGGGCGCGCATCGGCTGAATGGCCTGTTCCATTTCTCCGTCAGCCGCTACAGCCAGCGGCAGTTGCATGAGACAACTCACCATCATCTGTTGCGCGAGGAGCCGGGGTGTTGGCTTAACCTGGACGCGTTCCATATGGGCGTGGGCGGTGATGACTCGTGGAGCCCCAGCGTCTCGCCGGAATTTATTCTGCAGAAACGCCAGCTTCGCTATACCTTCAGCTGGCAGCAGAACCCTGACTGAGCAAAGAGGCGGCCACAGCAGTGGCCGCCTCGCTTACGCCAGGATACCGCTCAGGCCGTGCAGGCTCATGTAAATCCCGACCACAGTAATCAGGGCGGCGGAGATCCACGGTGCTTTTCGTGAAAACTCGCTGAAACCCGGCCAGCGTTTTGTCGCATGCTTAAGGCTCAGGGCGGCAATTGCACCGGAAGCGACCAGCGTTAACGCCAGACCAATACTGAAGCTGAATACCAGCGTTGCGCCGAGGGCAAAATGCTTCAGCTGCAGGCAGATGAGCAGGACCGTGATTGAGGCCGGGCAGGGGATAAGCCCTCCGGTCAGGCCAAACAGTGCAATTTGTCCGGTGGTAACGTTCTGGCCGTTGAAGCGGCGGTTAATATCCTGTGCATGCGCGCGCTGGTGGGCGTCCTGCCACTCTTCTTCAACCAGTGGATGCCCATGGTCGTGATGATCATGATGGTGGTCATGGTCATGGTCATGGTCATGGTCATGGTCGTGATGATCATGATGGTGGTCATGGTCATGATGATGGTCATGGTGATCGTGATGATGGTGGTGATCGTGTGGCTGACTCTCCTTCCAGGTTCGCCAGGCCATCCACAGGGCGATCAGCACGATCAGTATCCCCGAGACCAGCTGGAACCAGGGCTCAGACGTATGCGCATCCCAGCCCCGGCCAAACCATAATCCTGCCATGGCAATGATCCAGACCACCGCCGTATGGGAAAGCGTTGCCGCCAGACCAAGCAACACCGCCTGTTTCAGCGTACCGCGAATAGCCACAATAAACGCGGCCATCATCGTTTTGGAGTGGCCCGGCTCCAGGCCATGCAGCGCGCCGAGGAGGATAGCGCTGGGTACAAACAGCCAGGCATTGCCCTGCTGCAGGAGTGAAGCAAAATCGTTCATGGAAAATTCCGGAGTGGAAAGCGTGTTCAGATACTACTCCCCCCCAGTAGTCTAATACTACCCCCCAGTAGAAAAATACTCAGGGGGAGTAGAGCATGATATGCTTTAAAAGCCATACGATGAGGGAGACAGAGATGTCACATACGGTTCGCGACAAGAAGATGTTATTGACTCGCCTGAAGAAAATTCAGGGGCAAAGCGCTGCCCTGGAAAAAATGCTCAATAGCGACCACGAATGCGCCGACGTGTTACAACAGCTGGCGGCGATCCGCGGCGCGGTAAACGGCATGATGATGCAGGTGATCGAAGGTCATCTCACCGATCATGTGGTGAAAGAGCCTGAAGAAGCTCAGCGCGAAGCCGATCTTGGCGTCGTGTTACAGGTGATCAAATCCTACCTTAAGTAGGATGTGTTTTGAGGTTATCTTCCGCCCAAAGAATAAAGTCCGCTTTCGGCAACGCCTTGCTGTAGTACCAACCCTGCCCATACTGAACGCCGTGACGACGTAGCCAGGCGAGTTGCCCTTCGGTCTCCACGCCTTCCGCCACCATCGCCAGCTTCAGCGATTTCGCCATTTCAATAATGTGTGGCGTCACGTTTTTATATTCCAGTGCATCCACAAACGCTTTATCAATTTTTAGCGTGTCGACATCCAGATCCTGCAGGTAGCTCAGGCTGGAATAGCCCGTACCGAAATCATCAATATAGATTGCGTGGCCTGAATGACGAAAGGCGGCGATGGCCGGAGCGCTGATTTTAGGATCGGCAAAGCCGCGCTCGGTTAACTCAAGGGCGATCTGTTGCGGATGGACTTTCCACTTATTCATTAAGTGGCTCAACAGTGGCGGGAGTTTTCCCGAGGTCAAATCGGCCGGCGCGAGGTTAATGGAAATATGCTGACCGGCGTGAAGGTGCAGCCAGTAGCCCATATCCTCAAATACCTTTTCAATGACCAAATGCGTCAGCTGCGAGATGAGCCCCGTTTGCTCAGCAAGCGGCACAAAAATATCCGGTGAAAGGCTGCTGCCGTCAGGCTGGGGCCAGCGGGTTAGCGCCTCTGCGCCCACAATCTTCCCGCTAGAGAGTTCAATAATGGGCTGATAATGAACCACAAATTCCCGGTTGTTAATGGCGTCAAGCAGGCGGTTGCGTGGCGACTGGATGCGACGCAGCAGTCGTAAAACAAAGAGTGCGGCAAGCAGGCTTATCAGTATGCCAAACGGCAGCCAGATGAGAAGTTGCTGGTGCCAGGTTTCAGCCAGCGGTTTTAACGCCGCCCAGGCGACCACCGTAAACCCCAGTTCAGGAACAGGCTTCATAATGTATATCGAGCCGTTGTACTGAATACGGGTGACGCCCTGATCCTTAACCAGATTGCGGATATGCGGATCGAGATTGCTGCTGCTGGCAAAAATGAGATGTGATTTGCTGCCCACCAGGGCGGCATCTGTGGCGATCTCACCGAAAGGGATCACATCGACAAGCGAGGCAGGATCGAGCAGCACCAGATAGTGGCCCCGACCCAGGACCGCCATGTAGCGGCTAAAACCGAGATCGTTTTGCGTGGTGAGCCATGCGCCATAACCATCTTCCGTGATTCGCATGGGCGGCGGGAAAGGGGCCGACTGACTGGTTTGTTCCAGGGACGAGCAAAGGGGCTCAAGATTGTTGATATAAATAACTTCCTGAACATAACGCCATGAAAAAGCGACCCGCCGCATCTCCCTTAAATGCATAACGCTACAGGGGATCCCTTTAAAGGTCTGCAGGCTATTGAGCGCTTCCTTTGCATCATCCACCACCCTGGCGGTACGTATCAGCACGCGTGAGGCATAGCTATCCAGCGCATCGACAAACTTATCTTCCGCCTGGCGATGTGCCAGCCAGATGCTCAGGCTAATCGGAACCAGTACCGCAATGATAAGTACGCCGGTCACCAGACTGACCAGATGTCGGGTTTTCATGGTGCTGTCTCCTTCCTCTTATGCCCGCTCCTGGGCGCTGAAAAACCTGCCAGAGGAGAAAGATTTTACCGCTAAATGATAAAGTTATAGCACGCGCAGGTCATGATTTACGGCACAACAGAAAATATCGTCGGGGCAGAGGGGTTGTTTTTTCAGCAGGGGTTAGATATCATTTTGTTATGTTATAACAAAACATGAAGAGTTTACGATGAAACCAGATATCCACCCAGCCTATCGCACCGTGGTGTTCCACGACACCAGTGCTAATGAATACTTTAAAGTCGGCTCAACCATTAAGACCGACCGCGAAATTGAACTCGACGGTGAAACGTATCCGTATATCACCATCGAGGTCTCTTCAAAATCGCACCCGTTCTACACCGGCAAGCAGAAAACGTTCTCGACGGATGGCAGTGCGGCGCGCTTCCGTAAGCGTTTCGGCGGCTTTCTTAATGCGAAGCGGGGATAACCATGCAGGTACTTAACTCATTGCGCAGTGCAAAACAGCGTCACCCGGATTGCCAGATAGTCAAACGCAAGGGACGCTTATACGTGATTTGCAAATCCAATCCGCGCTTTAAGGCGGTTCAGGGACGTAAGAAAAGACGCTAGACGCGTGCTTCGCGCCAGCTTTCCAGGGATCTTTTTTGGTTGCCATCGGCAGTAAAATTGTCGGTGGCAAGCCAGCCTTCAAAGGCACTCGCCAGCGCCGGCCACTCTTTGTCGAGAATCGAAAACCAGTCGGTATCCCGGTTATGACCTTTCGTGACCAGTGCCTGACGAAAACGCCCCTCAAACTGAAAGCCAAGACGCAGTGCCGCCTTGCGCGAAGGCGCGTTCAGGCTGTTGCACTTCCACTCGTATCGACGATACCCAAGGGTGTCGAACACGTATCGCATCAGCAGATATTGCGCTTCCGTCGACATCGGCGTGCGGCTGAGCAGCGGGGAGAAATGAACATGTCCCACCTCCACAACGCCGTTGGTTGGATCGATCCGCATCAGAGCCAGCGTGCCGACCGGAGACTGGGTCTGGTTGTCGATAACGCTAAAGTGAATCGGATCGGATAAGTCACGCACGCTCTCTACCCATCCTGCAAACGCCTCTGCGCTGGCATCCGGCTCACGCAGCAGCCACGTCCAGCTGCGGGTATCTTCGGCCAGAGAATACGCGCTGAACAACGCCTCAGCGTGCTCCACCCGCAGCGGCTCAAGGCGACAATAGTGGCCCTGAAGCACCACACGTGAAGGGTGCTGGCGGGGTTGCCAGTCGATAAGCGCCTCGCCTACTGGCTGTCCAAACTCGTTGAATGTTTTCATTTTACTGTCCGTGACGTTGATAAGAACGCCAGACTAGTGAATTACTGGTTCCTTAAAAAGTGCCACTCAGATATGTTTTGGTGGTACCACGGGAGGCGAGATGAACATACCGGGCGATGAATTTTATACTTTGCTGAATGCCGCGTTGAAAGCGCGGGGGGAAGAGACGCTACAGCGTGCACTGTATCATGCATTGCGTGAGGCGATACTGTGCGGCCGGCTACACGCCGGGAGTCGGCTTCCCGGTTCGCGAATGCTGGCTCAGCAGCTCTCGCTTTCACGGAATACCGTCAATGCGGCGCTGGAACAGCTGACGCTCGAAGGGTATCTGCTGCGTAACCGCCAGGGGACGCGGGTGGCGCAGCTGGCGCAGCGTACGCTCGTTCAGGCATTGCCGGACTCTGCCGTCGCGCTCGGCAGCCGGGTCGCCTCGCTGCCTGCGGCGGTGCCGCGTGATACCCCGGTTCCGGCATTTACGCCGGGAACACCGGCCATCAACTACTTTCCCCTGCCGCTGTGGCGGCGCTTGTACGACCGGGTTCTGCGCGAAGAGGGCAGCGCGCTGTTAGGGTATGGTGATCCTGCCGGGGAGCCGTCGCTGCGGGCGGCCATTGCCCGCCACCTTGCCCTTTCGCGCGGCATTGACTGCGATGCCAGTCAGATAGTGATGACCGAAGGCGCGCTTGAGGGGGTAAACCTTTGCACGTTGCTGCTGAGCGAACCCGGCAGCGTCGCGTGGGTGGAAGATCCTGGCTATGGCGGGGCTAAAAGCGCCTTTGCCAAAGCGGGCTTAGTCATGACGGGGATGCCGGTTGATGACGAAGGCATGTTCTGGGAAGGGCTGGATACGCCGTCCCCTGCGCTTATTTTCACCTCACCTTCGCACCAGTTTCCGTACGGAAGCGTGCTCAGCGCGCGGCGACGCCTGGCGCTGCTGGATCTGGCCCGGCAGCATAACGCCTGGATTATTGAAGATGATTACGACAGCGAGTTTCGTTATTCCGGTGAGCCCGTGCCCGCAATGCTGGGAATGGTCAACAATGCGCCGGTTGTCTATCTTGGTACCTTCAGCAAAACCCTCTTTCCGTCGCTGAGAATGGGGTTCATGGTGTTACCCCCGGCGCTGGCAAAAGCGGCCCGTCCGGCCATTGGCGCGCTGCTGCGTGGCGGGCATCGCGCCGAACAGCGAACCCTGGCGCTGTTTATTGAGGAAGGACATTATGCCCGCCACCTTGCCGCCATGCGCCGGCTCTACCGTAAGCGCTACCGACAGCTGCGTGAGGTGCTGAGTGCTGAGCTTCATACTCCGCATCGCATTCTGGCGGGTGAAGGGGGGATGCATCTGACGCTGGCAATAGACGGCATCGACGACCAGAAAGTGGTCGCGCAGGCGAGGACGTTTCAGCTGGCACCCGCTGCACTGAGCGGGTATTACCTGGAGCCGAAGCAGGGGCAAACCGGTCTGGTGTTAGGTTACGGCAATACCTCTGCTTCTCAGTTTGTGTCGGGTATCCGACGCATACAGGCTTTAATCACGCAGCAGCAGGACGGGAAAGGGTAAAGACATCATAAAAAGAGAGCTGACCTTTGGTGGATACCATCTTCTGCAGCTTCTCTTTTTGCACTGTTTCAACCGCGGGGGAGTGCATGATGCTTTCGATCAGCTCCGGCGGCACGTAACGCGTGTTATACCATTCACCGTTATAGCAAACCCGGAAATCAAGGACGTCGATATCTTCGTAGCGGTAGCGGGGATTAACGTCAAAAAAGAAAAAGGCGTTAAACACCACAAACAGAATGACAAGCAGCCAGACGGAGTCCACCAGAGTTTCGGACTTCAGCATCACAATCAGTGTCGCCAGCCAGGCGGCATACATTGCGACAAACAGTCCAGGGTGTTTGCGAATAAAGCTGATGCTAAAGCGCGGGCGATTGTCGCGCTTTTCGCGGTGATTAAGATCGTCGATGGTGGCAGTAAGCAGGCGCTGTATCTCGGTCATTTTTTGCCTTTATGAAAATTGACAATACAGGATGTCTGCCAATTTTAGGGGAGCCATTTGGCTGAAAAAAGTAACAGTCAGGCGCTAAAAGACCATAACAGTTGACTCCCCGTCACTTTACAGCCGTTTAATGATTGTTGCCGGATTGCCGCCGACGACGACATTCGCCGGGACGTCTTTCGTTACGATAGCGCCGGAGGCCACCACCACATTATCACCCAACGTAACGCCCGGGTTAATAACCGCACGTCCGCCAATCCAGACGTTGTTGCCGATGGTCACCGGCTTGCCAAACTCCACGCCGCTATTACGCGCGTCGGCGTCCAGCGGATGGGTTGCCGTGTAAATATGCACCCCTGGCGCGAGCATGCAGTTGTCGCCAATATGTATCGGGCAGACATCCAGCATCACGCAATCGAAATTGGCGTAAAATTCTTTGCCCAGATAAATGTTATATCCATAGTCACAGCGGAAGCTCGGCTCAATATAGGCCCCTTCGCTTTGCCCGAGGAGTTCCGCCAGAATGTTCTGGCGTTCGAGTTTCTCATCAGGTGCCGTGTGGTTATAACGGTGAACCAGGTGTCGGGCGCGTAATCGGTCGGCCCGTAATGTTTCATCACCAGGGCGGTAATGTTCACCTGCAATCATCTTCTGCTTTTCTATGCTCATTGGGAACCTCACTGGTCGTCTTTACCGTAGGGTAATCGGAACAGGATGGCAGGGGAACGTTCCCGGAAAACCACTGTGACTATAATCACAATAATATTGCGGATGAGCACGTTTTACACGGAGACCTGCACTGGGGCAGGAGGGTATAACCAGAAAGTTGAATACAGCTGAGAAAGTGGCGTAGAACCTCTACAGACACACTTCAAAGATTAACGGACAAATCTCCACACGGACGTTGGGATTTTGTCATACAGCTTATTCATGGTCAGTTCTGCAAGACGGTGGTCAGCCGCTGAATAAAATACCGCCAGTTCATTATCAGAAAGCTCGTATTTATTCTTTTCAATTACACGTTCAAGCGTGTCTATTGACTGACAGCGTCGCAAACGCATCAAATAATCGATTTTTGTGAGTGGTTTTTCAGACATAAATTTACCTTACTAATTGTAATAATTTTAACAGGAAAGACTAACGGGGTTAGCTCTGCTCACGTTGATGAAGCAACGAAATAGTCGGTTGCCCGATTTACGCCATTTCTGCAAATCTTGCGCATTAATGCCGTAGCTGCTGAACAACATAAAGGTGTCATCCAGGTATTCATCAATTTGCTCAATCAGCTTATTATCTTCATTGTACTTAATTTTATAATTAAGTGCGAAGGTTGCAATATGCTCGATCAACTCGTTTAACTGTAAATTGATGGCAGACGTTGGGTCGTTTACCCAGCCATGGTTACTTTCATCAAGATTGGCAAGGCAGTCATGGTACAAGGATTCGCAGAGAAATTTCAACTGCGCGATATCATGCCTTTTTGGCGAGTACTCGTCCATAGCGCATCCCCTTCTGAGTGATTTCTTACTCACCGAACATCATGTCGGGATGGATACAACATACTTAGCCGCACGGGTGCTGTGTTCCTGATAACTCTAACTATAATCCACTCTGATCAAGATTTCACCGCGCTATTACGAAAAATTACAAATAAAAGCACTGACTGCGAGCCTTTACGCAAATGTGCCTTCAGCGCTAAACATTTTTATCCAGATTAACGCGGAACTTTTTTCGCTCCCTTACGTTTCATTGGCTTAGCGTAAACAATCCTAAGATGTCCAAATCCGGAGTTCTCTTTGTCTGAAGATATGGTTAGGAATATTCCTAATCACTTAAGCAGGGAAATGAAATTAAAAAAATCCTGAATTCAGCGATTACGTTATCACTTAATTATGATATGTCATTGTAGGCGGCAGGAAATAAATAGAAGCACAATAAGCCTATTTTATGATTTTTTTCTGAAAAAGAAAAAGGCCGCTAATGCGGCCTTTTTATCATGTGAAACCGGTATCAGTGCGGTTCTACCGAATGACTGTGCTCAATATCTTCATTCTTGCGGCTAAAGCGGCGGCGAACCACCACGAAGAATACCGGAACGAAGAAGATAGCAAGTACGGTTGCGGTAACCATACCCCCCATAACGCCTGTACCGACGGCGTTCTGTGCACCGGAACCCGCACCGGTACTGATAACCAGCGGCATTACCCCGAGGATAAATGCCAGTGACGTCATCAGGATTGGGCGCAGACGCATACGCACCGCGTCAAGGGTCGCCTCAATCAGGCCTTTACCTTCTTTCTCCATCAGATCTTTGGCGAATTCAACGATAAGTATCGCGTTCTTCGCCGACAAGCCAATGGTTGTCAGCAGGCCCACCTGGAAGTACACGTCGTTGGTTAATCCACGGAACGTTGCCGCAAGCAGCGCACCGATAACCCCCAGTGGCACCACCAGCATAACGGAGAACGGAATCGACCAGCTCTCATACAGTGCCGCCAGACACAGGAAGACCACAATCAGTGAAATGGCGTACAGGGCAGGGGCCTGGTTTCCGGACAGACGTTCCTGGTAGGACATACCGGTCCAGTCATAGCCGATACCCGCAGGCAGTTTACCTGCCAGCTCTTCCATCAGGTTCATGGCTTCACCGGTGCTTCGGCCTGGTGCGGCCTGACCCAGGATCTCCATGGATGGCAGCCCGTTATAACGTTCCAGACGCGGCGAACCGTATTCCCAATGCGACGTAGAGAAGGATGAGAACGGCACCATCTGGCCGTTGTTGCCGCGAACGTACCAGTTGTTGATATCGTTCGGTAACATACGGTATTGCGCTTCTGACATCACGTACACTTTCTTCACACGACCACGGTCGATGAAGTCGTTGACGTAGCTACCGCCCCAGGCCGCGCCCAGCGTGGTATTGATGTCACTGATGGAAACGCCCAGTGCCTGTGCTTTCTCCTGATCGATGTCGATTTTGTACTGAGGTGTATCTTCCAGACCGTTAGGACGCACGCCGACCAGAAGGTCAGGGTGCTTCGCCACTTCACCGAACAGCTGGTTACGTGCCTGTGTCAGTTTTTCATGACCCAGACCGCCCTGGTCAATCAGCTGGAAGTCGAAACCTGTCGCTGTTCCCAGTTCAACAATCGCTGGCAGGTTAAAGGCGAAGACCATCGCATCTTTAATCTGTGAGAACGTGCCCATTGCACGGCCAGTAATCGCCTCAACTTTGTTCTCTTCGCCCGGACGTTCTGACCAGTCTTTCAGAGAAACGAAGGCAATACCGGTGTTCTGACCACGACCCGCAAAGCCAAAGCCGTTAACCGCAAACACGGATTCAACGTTAGCTTTCTCTTTGGTGAGGTAGTAATCCGTCACTTCATCCAGCACCTTCTGGGTACGTTCTTGCGAGGCACCCGCCGGCAGCTGTGCCATCGTCAGGAACACGCCCTGGTCTTCATCTGGCAGGAACGAGCTTGGCAGACGAACGAACAGATAGGCCATACCCACCACGATGATGATATAGAGCAGCAGGTAACGACCGGTGCTGCGCAGGATGTTACCCACGCTGTCGGTGTAGTGATGCGTGCTCTTATCAAACATGCGGTTAAACCAGCCGAAGAACCCTTTATGCTCGCCGTGACCGCCTTTCTGAACAGGTTTCAGCATGGTGGCACACAGTGCAGGCGTCAGGATCAATGCAACCAGTACCGACAGCGCCATCGCCGAGACAATGGTGATGGAGAACTGACGATAAATTGCACCGGTAGAGCCGCCAAAGAAGGCCATTGGGATAAATACCGCAGACAGTACCATCGCGATACCGACCAGCGCGCCCTGGATCTGGCCCATGGATTTACGGGTTGCTTCCTTCGGCGGTAGACCTTCTTCCGCCATGACACGCTCGACGTTTTCTACCACCACGATGGCGTCATCCACAAGCAAGCCGATGGCGAGCACCATCCCGAACATCGTCAGGGTGTTTATCGAGTAGCCAAAGATGGCCAGTATGGCGAAGGTGCCGAGCAATACGACCGGTACGGCGATGGTTGGGATCAGCGTCGCGCGGAAGTTTTGCA from Enterobacter ludwigii includes the following:
- a CDS encoding PLP-dependent aminotransferase family protein, whose translation is MNIPGDEFYTLLNAALKARGEETLQRALYHALREAILCGRLHAGSRLPGSRMLAQQLSLSRNTVNAALEQLTLEGYLLRNRQGTRVAQLAQRTLVQALPDSAVALGSRVASLPAAVPRDTPVPAFTPGTPAINYFPLPLWRRLYDRVLREEGSALLGYGDPAGEPSLRAAIARHLALSRGIDCDASQIVMTEGALEGVNLCTLLLSEPGSVAWVEDPGYGGAKSAFAKAGLVMTGMPVDDEGMFWEGLDTPSPALIFTSPSHQFPYGSVLSARRRLALLDLARQHNAWIIEDDYDSEFRYSGEPVPAMLGMVNNAPVVYLGTFSKTLFPSLRMGFMVLPPALAKAARPAIGALLRGGHRAEQRTLALFIEEGHYARHLAAMRRLYRKRYRQLREVLSAELHTPHRILAGEGGMHLTLAIDGIDDQKVVAQARTFQLAPAALSGYYLEPKQGQTGLVLGYGNTSASQFVSGIRRIQALITQQQDGKG
- the tomB gene encoding Hha toxicity modulator TomB; translation: MDEYSPKRHDIAQLKFLCESLYHDCLANLDESNHGWVNDPTSAINLQLNELIEHIATFALNYKIKYNEDNKLIEQIDEYLDDTFMLFSSYGINAQDLQKWRKSGNRLFRCFINVSRANPVSLSC
- the maa gene encoding maltose O-acetyltransferase, which encodes MSIEKQKMIAGEHYRPGDETLRADRLRARHLVHRYNHTAPDEKLERQNILAELLGQSEGAYIEPSFRCDYGYNIYLGKEFYANFDCVMLDVCPIHIGDNCMLAPGVHIYTATHPLDADARNSGVEFGKPVTIGNNVWIGGRAVINPGVTLGDNVVVASGAIVTKDVPANVVVGGNPATIIKRL
- the acrB gene encoding multidrug efflux RND transporter permease subunit AcrB, translated to MPNFFIDRPIFAWVIAIIIMLAGGLAILKLPVAQYPTIAPPAVTISATYPGADAKTVQDTVTQVIEQNMNGIDNLMYMSSNSDSTGTVQITLTFQSGTDADIAQVQVQNKLQLAMPLLPQEVQQQGVSVEKSSSSFLMVVGVINTNGTMTQEDISDYVGANMKDAISRTSGVGDVQLFGSQYAMRIWMDPNKLNNFQLTPVDVINAIKAQNAQVAAGQLGGTPPVKGQQLNASIIAQTRLTSADEFSKILLKVNQDGSQVRLRDVAKVELGGENYDIIAKFNGKPASGLGIKLATGANALDTATAIRAELKKMEPFFPSGLKIVYPYDTTPFVKISIHEVVKTLAEAIILVFLVMYLFLQNFRATLIPTIAVPVVLLGTFAILAIFGYSINTLTMFGMVLAIGLLVDDAIVVVENVERVMAEEGLPPKEATRKSMGQIQGALVGIAMVLSAVFIPMAFFGGSTGAIYRQFSITIVSAMALSVLVALILTPALCATMLKPVQKGGHGEHKGFFGWFNRMFDKSTHHYTDSVGNILRSTGRYLLLYIIIVVGMAYLFVRLPSSFLPDEDQGVFLTMAQLPAGASQERTQKVLDEVTDYYLTKEKANVESVFAVNGFGFAGRGQNTGIAFVSLKDWSERPGEENKVEAITGRAMGTFSQIKDAMVFAFNLPAIVELGTATGFDFQLIDQGGLGHEKLTQARNQLFGEVAKHPDLLVGVRPNGLEDTPQYKIDIDQEKAQALGVSISDINTTLGAAWGGSYVNDFIDRGRVKKVYVMSEAQYRMLPNDINNWYVRGNNGQMVPFSSFSTSHWEYGSPRLERYNGLPSMEILGQAAPGRSTGEAMNLMEELAGKLPAGIGYDWTGMSYQERLSGNQAPALYAISLIVVFLCLAALYESWSIPFSVMLVVPLGVIGALLAATFRGLTNDVYFQVGLLTTIGLSAKNAILIVEFAKDLMEKEGKGLIEATLDAVRMRLRPILMTSLAFILGVMPLVISTGAGSGAQNAVGTGVMGGMVTATVLAIFFVPVFFVVVRRRFSRKNEDIEHSHSVEPH
- a CDS encoding YlaC family protein, with protein sequence MTEIQRLLTATIDDLNHREKRDNRPRFSISFIRKHPGLFVAMYAAWLATLIVMLKSETLVDSVWLLVILFVVFNAFFFFDVNPRYRYEDIDVLDFRVCYNGEWYNTRYVPPELIESIMHSPAVETVQKEKLQKMVSTKGQLSFYDVFTLSRPAAA
- a CDS encoding HHA domain-containing protein, with translation MSEKPLTKIDYLMRLRRCQSIDTLERVIEKNKYELSDNELAVFYSAADHRLAELTMNKLYDKIPTSVWRFVR